AACCAGCGCAAGACCGAATTCTGGATGCGCGAAGGCGTGACCATCGTTGATCCAGCCACCACCTGGATTGACGCCGAAGTCATCATTGGCCGTGACGCGACGCTCAAGCCAGGAACCCAGCTGCACGGTACCACCATCATTGGTGACAATGCTGTTGTTGGCCCAGACACCACCCTGACCAATGTTGTGGTCGGCCAGCGTGCCACCGTCAAGCGCACCGACGCCACGGACTCTCGGATTTCTGAGGGTGCCTCGGTGGGTCCATTCGCTTACCTGCGTCCAGGTACCGAACTGGGCACCGACGGCAAGATCGGTGCCTTCTACGAAACCAAAAATGTCACGATTGGTCGTGGCTCCAAGCTCTCGCACCTCGGCTACGCCGGGGATGCTGAAATCGGTGAATTCACCAACATCGGGTGTGGCAATATCACCGCGAATTACGATGGTGAAAAGAAGCACCGGACCAAGATCGGTTCGCATGTGCGCACCAGCTCCAACACTGTGTTTATCGCCCCAGTTGAAATCGGGGATGGCGCATACACTGGTGCAGGCGCCGTCGTCCGCAAGAACGTCCCGGCCGGTGCTCTGGCACTGTCTGTGGCTCCGCAGCGCAATACTGAGGGTTGGACGCTTGAAAAGCGCCCAGGTACCCCTTCGGCTGACGCCGCATTCAAGTCCTCCCTGAATTCCTCGGGCACCGAGTAATCCGGCCCCGGACTTAATTTCCTCGACAACAACCTCATACGTGATAGCGAAGCGAGCGAGAAAGCATACCCCATGAGTGAAATCCGCCATAACGTCGACAAAGAGCTGGTGCTGGCCAGCGGTCGCGCCCACCCGGAACTAGCAGCCGAGGTCGCCAAGGAACTGGGCACCGACCTGCTGCCGCTGAACGCCTATGACTTCGCCAACGGCGAGATCTACGTTCGCTCGGATGAGTCGGTACGCGGCAAGGATGTCTTCCTGCTGCAGTCCTACCCAGCGCCGCTGAACAACTGGCTGATGGAACAGCTGATCATGATCGACTCGATGAAGCGTGCTTCGGCCCGTCGCATCACCGTGGTGGCACCGTTCTACCCATACGCACGTCAGGACAAGAAGGGCCGTGGCCGCGAGCCCATCTCGGCACGCCTGGTCGCTGACCTGTTCAAGACCGCAGGTGCTGACCGTGTGATCTCCTGTGATCTGCACACCGCGCAGATCCAGGGCTTCTTCGATGGCCCGGTTGACCACCTCTTCGGCTTCCCGCTGCTGGCTGACTACATCAAGTCGAAGGTAGACGTCAACGAAGTCACCGTGGTGTCCCCTGACACCGGTCGCGTTCGCGTGGCTGAGCAGTGGGCAGATCGCTTGGGTGGCGCACCACTGGCCTTCGTACACAAGTCCCGCGACTTGACCGTGCCGAACCAGGCTGAGTCCAAGACCGTGGTTGGCCAGGTTGAAGGCCGCACCGCGATCCTGATTGACGACATGATTGACACCGGCGGAACCATCGCAGGCGCAGTGCGCGTGCTGAAGGAAGCTGGCGCCAAGGATGTCATCATCGCCGCGACCCACGCGGTCTTCTCGGATCCAGCTGCCCAGCGTTTGGCAGAATGTGGTGCTCGCGAGGTTGTTGTTACCAACACCCTGCCAATCCCAGAAGAGAAGCGTTTTGAGAACCTGACCGTTCTTTCGATTGCTCCAACGATCGCTCGGGCGATCTCGGAAGTGTTCCACGACGGTTCGGTCACGAACCTGTTTGACGGCCGCGCCTAGCAGCCCTCGTTTCGCAATCGCCGAGAGGCCGGTACCAGCAATGGTTCCGGCCTCTTGGTCATTAACGGCTCAAAAATCGGTAGGTGATACCGGTGCTAGGTGAAGCTCTGCAAGTAGCCGCTGCGCGGACTGCTGTGGTGATTCTCCCTCGGTGTACAGCGTGGTGGTAGCAAGCATTCTGGTGAACGGGTCATCGAGCCACTGCGCCAGAAAATCATGGGACTCTCGAATCCAGTCGGTGTTTTTGGAAGCAATCGAACGTTCGCGAAGGATCTGCAGCGATGTGGTGCGATCTGAGCAGGGTTCGACAAAAACTACATGCTCGACTGACTTCAGGGCTTGAGCGACTTGCTGGGCGAGCTGTGCTTCACAGTAGGAAGCGTGGCCGGCGCCAAACGCAATAACTGCTTTGGGAAAGTCGGCCATGGCCCGCGAGACAGCATGCGCTCGTGCAATTTCCCAGTCACGTTCGGCTGCTACACGCCCTACCTTTTCAATGTGCTCCACCAGGCGCGTGATGCTCCAGCCGACTTCCTCGTAATACGGCGTACTGACCTCGTCGAGGTCTACGAACTGCATTTGAAGTTCATTAGCCAGGATCGCGCCGAGAGTCGACTTTCCGCTGGCCGCCGGGCCGATGAGAATCAGGTTCGTGTCAGATGTCATAGAGTGAGTCTTGCACGAAGAAGTAGTCCGGGCTCGCAAAGAAGGTTCACGTGGATCCGCTGACAATAGAAATTGGCAGTCTAGACCGTGAAGAAATTATGCTGCGGTTGGATGCCTCCGGCGTAGAACTCAATGCCCACGCTCAGCAGCTATTGCTGCATTCGGACTTTGCACAGGCTTGTGTACCGATGAAAATAAATTTGCTCAGCTGCAGTGTCAAAGCCCTAGGGCTGCCCGATGGCGGAACCTTGCCGCAGATTTACGCTAGAGCCC
The nucleotide sequence above comes from Glutamicibacter sp. B1. Encoded proteins:
- a CDS encoding ribose-phosphate diphosphokinase; its protein translation is MSEIRHNVDKELVLASGRAHPELAAEVAKELGTDLLPLNAYDFANGEIYVRSDESVRGKDVFLLQSYPAPLNNWLMEQLIMIDSMKRASARRITVVAPFYPYARQDKKGRGREPISARLVADLFKTAGADRVISCDLHTAQIQGFFDGPVDHLFGFPLLADYIKSKVDVNEVTVVSPDTGRVRVAEQWADRLGGAPLAFVHKSRDLTVPNQAESKTVVGQVEGRTAILIDDMIDTGGTIAGAVRVLKEAGAKDVIIAATHAVFSDPAAQRLAECGAREVVVTNTLPIPEEKRFENLTVLSIAPTIARAISEVFHDGSVTNLFDGRA
- a CDS encoding shikimate kinase; the encoded protein is MTSDTNLILIGPAASGKSTLGAILANELQMQFVDLDEVSTPYYEEVGWSITRLVEHIEKVGRVAAERDWEIARAHAVSRAMADFPKAVIAFGAGHASYCEAQLAQQVAQALKSVEHVVFVEPCSDRTTSLQILRERSIASKNTDWIRESHDFLAQWLDDPFTRMLATTTLYTEGESPQQSAQRLLAELHLAPVSPTDF